Genomic DNA from Marinobacter sp. LV10MA510-1:
AGACGAATGGCCCCTACGCAGAAACCACAGCTGGTACGACCGAAAATTGTAACCTTTTCCATAACTCGCTCCCGTTATCAATGCTTGCCTGTTCGTTTGACGGCTATTAGCTTGGTGAATGTTGGGTGTGTATCTAAGGATATGATGGCATGGCTGCCAGGGAATGAAAATTGACTGTTTGAATAGACGCGATAGTCTAGTATCAGGTTTAGCCAGCTATGCTGTAGGCCAGGGCTGAGCCAATCAATCCTCAACCGGAGAACCCGTGGTATACCTGACCCTGTTCGCCACTGCTTTTGCCGCTGCTACGCTGCTGCCCGCGTATTCGGAAATCCTTCTGGGCACCCTTCTGGCCCAGGGCTATGGGCCATTCTGGTTGTGGTTTGCGGCCACAACCGGAAATACACTGGGATCTGTGGTGAACGGAATCATCGGGCGCCAAGTGGATCGATTCAAGCACAAGCGCTGGTTTCCGATGACCGAAGTGCAGCTGCACAATGCGCGCAACCGCTTTAACCGCTTTGGCCAATGGTCGTTACTGATGGGCTGGCTACCGATTGGCGGCGACGCGCTTACGCTAGTCGGCGGTATTATGCGCGTGCCCTGGCTGAACTTTGTCATTCTGGTCGGCATCGGCAAGGGTCTGCGCTATGCCATTGTGATGTGGCTGGTACTCAGTGCCTACGGTCCCGAAATCGAGTCGCTGGTGTCTGGTTTAGTGCTCTCGGGATAAAGATAACGCCGTAGCATTGGCTCGCCGTTGAACTCTGACTGCAAAACGGCAATAAACGTGTAAACCCCGATCAACTTGCGATTCAGAAACACGAATTCTTTTGGTGGCACGCGAAAGTAACGACTAATGGCAGAACGAGCGGCCTGGCGCGCTACTCTTGAAGGCAGGTCGCTTTGTTTCCAGCGATACTGGCCTGCGCTGTTCACAGCCTCGGCTGGCCATTCGCTGGGGTCGCCAATCAACGGCTCCAACACTGACATACACACCCGACCAAAGGTTTCCAGAACCTCAGTGGGCCAGTCACGGCTCATAAACCGGAGCTGCACGCCGCCATCGATTACCGCGTCCAGATCGCTTTCATAGGAGGCACGAATCATCTGGATTACCGGCTGTAGAAACTCATCGCTATAGCGCTGCACCGCGCCAAAATCCAGCAGCACAATACGATCGTGGTCTGCTTCTGCGCCCGGCTCCCCGGCCAAGCGAATGCGATAGTTGCCAAAGTTCGGGTCGGTCTGAATTTCGCCCCAGTCAAACAACTCGCGAAAGAACAGCTCCAGCGCGGACTTACCCAGCTCACTGCGGCGCTCCAAAGAGATTCCGGCAACCGTGGGCGAGTTAACCGAGTGACCGCGCTCATAAGTGGAGGCAATCACCTGGGCGCTGGAGTATTCCGGCAGCACCCGCGGCACAATGAAACGCGGATCGTCTAGCAGCATTTGACGAAAACGTTCAGTGGTGTCGGCTTCCAGGCGGTAATCCACCTCGCGGTGCATCATGACCCGCACTTCGTCCAGCCAGTCGTCGAATTCCGGGCCAAAATTAACTAAACGGGCCATTTTCAGCATCTTGGCGACGGAGTTCAGATCGCTGTCGACCGCATCCCCCACACCGGGATACTGCACTTTCAGCACCAGTTCCAGGCCATCACTCAGGCGCCGGGCGCGATGAACCT
This window encodes:
- a CDS encoding YqaA family protein — translated: MVYLTLFATAFAAATLLPAYSEILLGTLLAQGYGPFWLWFAATTGNTLGSVVNGIIGRQVDRFKHKRWFPMTEVQLHNARNRFNRFGQWSLLMGWLPIGGDALTLVGGIMRVPWLNFVILVGIGKGLRYAIVMWLVLSAYGPEIESLVSGLVLSG
- a CDS encoding ABC1 kinase family protein; this translates as MAKKGSDNSVSRIKTGSFERRLSLTRAGLFAGTRMASHMATNWLGGKERREQRHKAMMSSQARFLVNELGQLKGSVVKIGQVMALYGEHFLPDEVTEALHTLEDQTTSLAWPAIERVLQSELGNERLAQLDIEHQPIGAASLGQVHRARRLSDGLELVLKVQYPGVGDAVDSDLNSVAKMLKMARLVNFGPEFDDWLDEVRVMMHREVDYRLEADTTERFRQMLLDDPRFIVPRVLPEYSSAQVIASTYERGHSVNSPTVAGISLERRSELGKSALELFFRELFDWGEIQTDPNFGNYRIRLAGEPGAEADHDRIVLLDFGAVQRYSDEFLQPVIQMIRASYESDLDAVIDGGVQLRFMSRDWPTEVLETFGRVCMSVLEPLIGDPSEWPAEAVNSAGQYRWKQSDLPSRVARQAARSAISRYFRVPPKEFVFLNRKLIGVYTFIAVLQSEFNGEPMLRRYLYPESTKPDTSDSISGP